The Nitrospira sp. sequence TCGATTGCGTTCCTGACTTTGCAATAAGGCCGCCTCGGCAGCGCGAGCCCAAGCACTTTCCTGTTGAGCCTGCCGATATTCAGCACGCAATCGAATCGTCGACCATAATAAGAGCACCAACAGCGGGAGCCAGACAGCCGCCACGATGCTCCGCTCAACATGGCCGAGCAGGAATGTTCCCACACCCAGGGTGAACAGCGTGAGTAAGACCATCACGAACATCAACCACTCATACCGCCGAGCTGTTGATGCGGTTCGCTCTTCCGGTTGGATCATGTGGTCGTCCTTGTGATTGTCCAGGTATCGAGGAGTGCGGTTGGATGGTAGGCCGACTTGGCAGCACGGAGTCCCGGAAGACCTGCATGATCCATGACATTGACAGAGGCCGCCCCTTGCGCCATGGCAGTTCGACAGGTGTCGCGGAAGACCCACTGAGCCAGACCGGGGATGGAACGATCCGCGACCTCCAACAGGATGCACCAGGTCAGGGGAGTCAACCGGTAGCCGAAGGTATAGGCGGCGATGTCACCGTTGACTCTCACGATCGTACCCGACAAGCCGATCCGTTCATGCTCTTGAAAGACGAGGGCATGGGCCATTTCTGCATCCTCCAGAAGCAGCTTCCCCATCTGATCGAGGTTGCTCCGCCGTTTCTGCTCGGCCCACCGTCGATACAGAAGCGCGCAGCCGGCTTGATGCTCAGCGCGATACGGTTCGCTCGTGATCGCCCGTTCTCGGGCCACACGATTGCAGAGCGCCCGTTGGGATTTGTAGCGGTCTCCTGCCAAGGCAACCAGAGCAGCGACGGGGTAGAGATAGTCTCCTTCTTTCCGACGGAATTGGATCCTGTCGCTCTCCAACAGTCGTCTTTGGGACTCCATCACGTTTTCGATGCGACTCACCGGCGACGGCCCGTTCCACGACCGCATCAGCGCGAATGCTTCCTCCACCGCCTGATCCAGCGGTCCGGCTCCGAGCGGTGGAAGCGGCATGAACCATCCGTCCGGAGACTCGGCAAAAAGAAACAACGTGTGATCAGACTCCATCCACCAGTAGGGAAGCAACGATGTCCATATATAGTGGTAGGGAAACGCAAATGCGGCCGGCGTGTCATGACCGATCACTTGCGCACGCTCGAGCGCCTTTGCGAAACCGGCTGCGTCCTGCAACCTCAGCGGACGGAGCTGAGGATCCACCGGCTTAGGACCAAGGCGAACCGTCAGGTGCGGGAGCGCCTTGAGAACGACCACATCCTCCTGAAAACGACCGATGAGGCGAGGATGTGCCGCAATCGCTTCCACGATCGCCTCATCCGCAAGGAAGGTGGCGACACGGTCCCCATACTCGCGAATTGCACTTGAGGGCGAGTCGCGGACGAATGGGCACTTGGAATCCCAACCAAGCTGGACTACTCGACCCGACGCGTCCCACATCAACGCCAACGGGTACAGCCGACAATCCAATGGACGAACGTCGTAAATTCCACAAAGGCCTGACTTCGAATCAAACGCAGGACAGAGATACCCTTCGCCGATTGGATTCTCGACAAGATCGACCTGCGAGCCGGACTTGTTGGGAAAAAACGACTCGGGAACTCCTTGTGCCACGGCATCGCTGATTTCCAGATGCGTAAAGTATGGGCGAAGAAAGCTGTCGGCTTCCGGAAAACGACAACAGACATCACAACGAAAACAGGCTGCATTCGGAACCAGCTGAGGCAGAACCCTTATTGCCTGTTTGGAATCTACCGTCATGAGATCCATCGAGATGCAATCATACGATGCATGCGGGACGGTAGCAAGGAAGGTTCGCTTCTAATCAACTCGCGACCTGTCACATTGCTCCATATATCCTGCTCCCCTCGGACAGTCCGTCGACCTCTTGTCGGTCTCTGATGTGCGTGCTAGCATGAAGTCTCTTTGCACCATTTGATGCCGCATGTCCGTCAGGCCGGAACATAACTATATGGTTTCTCCGTTGTCCCAGACCGAAGACTCCTGCCAGACCTTTTCTCCAGAGGCCGCACGCGATCGCTGCACCGCCATCCGCACGCGATTGCGCCACGCCAATCTGTTTAGAGTTCCAGCCGCCGCATCTCTTCAGCAGCCGTCTTCAGGCTTGGGGGCGACGACCTCGTGGCGAATCAGCCCCTGCCCGTTTTACCTGTCCTCTGATCAACTGCGGTTCTTCACCGAGTTGGGGCCACAACTGCTCTCGTTCTATCGAGTGCTGAACCGGCTCTACAACGAGAGCGTCAAAGGCATCCAACCAACCTGGGTTGCACGATACCTTGATCAAGGTAAGCCGGAAGTCTTGGTGCAGTACAGCCGAATGAAACGGTTTCGCGATGCCCTGCCCGCCGTCATCAGGCCCGATGTGATTCCCACACAGGACGGCATGGTCATCACCGAGCTGGATTCGGTTCCAGGCGGCATCGGGCTGACCGCCTGCCTCTCGTACATCTACCACGACCTTGACGGCGGTGATTCACAGCTCATCGGGGGACGAGACGGGATGGTACGCGGATTTGCCCGCATGCTGCAATCTTTGCGAGGCCCGCGTGAAGGATGCATTGCGATCCTGGTCTCGGATGAATCCAAGGACTATCGGCCGGAAATGTCCTGGTTGGCCGCTGAACTCCGCGAAGAGAAGCTGCCTGTATGGTGTGTCGAGCCGCATGAGGTTCGATTTACAGAGGAAGGGCTTCGGCTGCATGTGGACGGCAGCGAACAAGCCATCAGCATGGTCTATCGCTTTTATGAACTGTTCGACCTGTTGAACATTCCCAAGACCGAGCTCGTTCAATATACCGCGAAGAAAGGCTGGGTTTCCGTGACGCCGCCTTACAAGCCAGCACTGGAAGAAAAATCTGCTTTCGCGCTGCTCCACCATCCTATGCTTCGTCCATTCTGGGAAAAGGAACTGGGGACCGACTGCATGCTTCATTTAAGCACCATCATGCCCAAGACCTGGTTGCTCGACCCAGCACCGATTCCTGCAATCGCGACGATCCCCGGCCTACGGATCGGGGGGCGTGCGGTTTCAAATTGGGCCGATCTCGAGACAGCCACGCAAAAGGAGCGCCATTTCGTCGTCAAGCCTTCCGGATTTTCCACACTCGCGTGGGGAAGTCGGGGCGTTTCAATCGGACATGACATGCCCCAAGTCGAATGGGTCCAGGCGCTCCGGAAAGCGCTCGCATCTTTCCCGACCACACCCTATATCTTGCAAGAGTTCCATAAGGGGCGGTTATTTGAAATGGACTTTGTGGAGAACGACCAACAGACCATGGCACGCATGTCAGGCCGCGTACGCCTCTCTCCCTACTATTTTGTTTCCGCGGGTCAGATAGAGCTCGCAGGCATTCTGGCGACCGTCTGCCCGGCTGATAAGAAGATTCTTCACGGGATGATGGACGCCATTATGGTTCCTTGTGCCCTCCGACCAGCCTGATGCGCGCCCTCACGATCAACCATAAAATTGGACGTTTCACTTTCTGCCTTTTCCTGGTAGCCTAATACGATTGTGGCTGTGACTCTTTTCCATGTCGACTGGTGCCCTGACTGTCAGGAGGTCCGCCAAAAACTGACTGATTTGGGACTGACGTACGAAGCGGTCGTCGTGCCCGACAGCAGGCGAATGCGCACGCAGGTCTACGAGGTATCCGGCCAATACTATGTGCCGGTCCTCAAGGACGGCGATCTCGTTCTGACGGAGACCGACGACATTCTGGCCTATCTGAACGAGCGATATGGTGCCGACCGTGCGGGGGCCGAGGTGGCAACCGAGTTTCAGTCGCAAGCCCGCGCCACGCCCGATGCGTTAGACAAAGACGACGAACACCCATCTTGCCGAATTAATTGACCAACCGAAGGACGATTCATGGAAGACTGGAGACAAGTCCTGGCAAAGAGCATCGTGAAGCCCAAGGACTTGGCCGAACGGTTCGGCCTCGATGAAAAAGAGGTCGAAGCGATCGTCGGCCCTTATCCCCTGCGGATTACCCCGACCGTACTCGAGACGATCAAATCGAAGGATGACCCGATCTGGAAGCAGGTGGTGCCCGACGCGGCGGAGTTGGACGATATCGCGGCCGACGACGATCCTTTAGAAGAAGACCTCATGAGCCCGGTGCCGCACCTCGTGCACCGCTACCCAGATCGGGTGCTGCTGATGGTCACGAACCAATGTCCGATCTATTGTCGGTTTTGCACCAGAAAGCGTCTGGTCGGGAAGCCCGGATTTCTCAAGAAGGGCGAGCTGGACCGCGCGATCGAATATATCCGCGAGCACAAAGAGGTGCGCGATGTGATCCTCTCTGGAGGCGACCCGTTGCTGCTTCCTGACCATCTCCTCGAACGTGTGCTCAGGGGTCTTCGCACGATTCCTCACTTGGAGATCATCCGCATCGGATCGAGGGTTCCGGGAACCTTGCCGCAACGCATCACATCCCAACTCTGTGACATGGTGAAAAAGTACCATCCCGTTTACATGAACCTGCATTTCAATCACCCGGACGAGCTGACGCCAGAAGTGAAAGCCGCTTGCGGCCGACTCGCGGATGCCGGCATTCCACTCGGCGCCCAAACGGTTCTCCTCAAAGGCGTGAATGATGATCCGGAAATCATGAAGCGCCTCGTCCATCAACTGCTCCTTGCGCGGGTGAAGCCCTATTACCTCTATCAGGCTGACTTGACCAAGGGAACGAATCATTTCCGGACGACCGTCGAAACGGGCCTGAACATCATTCAGGCGCTCCAAGGCCACACGAGCGGAATGGCCGTGCCCCACTTCGTGATCGATGCGCCGGGCGGCGGCGGTAAGATCCCGTTGCTGCCCGACAACTACGTGGTCCATCTGGATGAGGATGGGGCGATTCTCCGGAATTATGAGGATAAGACCTTCCACTATCCCCAGCCAAAGTCCGATAGTCGGCGGGAGCTTCCGATGATCGGTGTACGCTCCTCGCTCGATGGTTCAGAAGCAGCCTATGCGGCTTGCGGTGACAGCTACCCCGATCGCGACGGCTACGCCGCCTGGGGTAACAGCTGCGGCGGAGATGTGGACGACCTGTGACCACTCATTCGCCCCGAGCCGGCATTCTCCCCTATCAGGACATCAAGCGCTTGATCGCAGCCCGAGCCATCAGCGCTTCGCCGACAGTCGAAGACCGGCAGATCCAGCCGGCCAGTCTCGATCTCCGTCTAGGCCTCAAAGCCTATCGACTGATCAGCAGCTTTTTGCCGGAACTGTCGGCCATCTCCTCAAGACTGAACGTGCTGGATTTTTACCAGTCGGATCTCGTGATGTACGAGATGGATCTGACCGACGGGGCGATTCTGGAGAAGGGCCATGTGTATCTCGTTCCGTTGCTGGAACAACTGGCCCTCCCGAAGACGGTCCGCGCACGCGCGAACCCAAAGAGCACG is a genomic window containing:
- a CDS encoding phosphatidylglycerol lysyltransferase domain-containing protein; its protein translation is MTVDSKQAIRVLPQLVPNAACFRCDVCCRFPEADSFLRPYFTHLEISDAVAQGVPESFFPNKSGSQVDLVENPIGEGYLCPAFDSKSGLCGIYDVRPLDCRLYPLALMWDASGRVVQLGWDSKCPFVRDSPSSAIREYGDRVATFLADEAIVEAIAAHPRLIGRFQEDVVVLKALPHLTVRLGPKPVDPQLRPLRLQDAAGFAKALERAQVIGHDTPAAFAFPYHYIWTSLLPYWWMESDHTLFLFAESPDGWFMPLPPLGAGPLDQAVEEAFALMRSWNGPSPVSRIENVMESQRRLLESDRIQFRRKEGDYLYPVAALVALAGDRYKSQRALCNRVARERAITSEPYRAEHQAGCALLYRRWAEQKRRSNLDQMGKLLLEDAEMAHALVFQEHERIGLSGTIVRVNGDIAAYTFGYRLTPLTWCILLEVADRSIPGLAQWVFRDTCRTAMAQGAASVNVMDHAGLPGLRAAKSAYHPTALLDTWTITRTTT
- a CDS encoding glutathione S-transferase N-terminal domain-containing protein, which produces MTLFHVDWCPDCQEVRQKLTDLGLTYEAVVVPDSRRMRTQVYEVSGQYYVPVLKDGDLVLTETDDILAYLNERYGADRAGAEVATEFQSQARATPDALDKDDEHPSCRIN
- a CDS encoding KamA family radical SAM protein, with product MEDWRQVLAKSIVKPKDLAERFGLDEKEVEAIVGPYPLRITPTVLETIKSKDDPIWKQVVPDAAELDDIAADDDPLEEDLMSPVPHLVHRYPDRVLLMVTNQCPIYCRFCTRKRLVGKPGFLKKGELDRAIEYIREHKEVRDVILSGGDPLLLPDHLLERVLRGLRTIPHLEIIRIGSRVPGTLPQRITSQLCDMVKKYHPVYMNLHFNHPDELTPEVKAACGRLADAGIPLGAQTVLLKGVNDDPEIMKRLVHQLLLARVKPYYLYQADLTKGTNHFRTTVETGLNIIQALQGHTSGMAVPHFVIDAPGGGGKIPLLPDNYVVHLDEDGAILRNYEDKTFHYPQPKSDSRRELPMIGVRSSLDGSEAAYAACGDSYPDRDGYAAWGNSCGGDVDDL